The Biomphalaria glabrata chromosome 15, xgBioGlab47.1, whole genome shotgun sequence region TCTGCTATTAACTATGCATGTATTAAATCTAGACCAATCATCcatagaaggcctaaacactgacctgcaaatTTGCAAACTGTAGACACagaagaccaatagctcattgccacgtTGTGTAGACCTTTGACctggcaatgagctattggtctccactgcccaaaGGCTGCGACGttgcaagtcagtgttcaggccatCTATGCAGTTTGTTCTTGATTATAAACATCTCTAAATCTCAATTGGGTATCCCACGGCTCTAGGTCCCTTAGAAAACTCtgtttaatttaaattcttattaaaGGCACTCATTGAAACAAGTCTTTGCAAGCACTATGCCATTTGGTAAAGCGAAGTCGTTGATAGCTGCATGTTCTTAGTTGTcaattgtaattttttgttgttttttgaacCAAGATCTTTTGATCCAATGATCTCTATTTCCAAAGTGCAAAGGTCAGAGTCTGAGAgataacaatgaaaaaaaaaatcataaacatcaaatagaaaaaaatattttcattcatgTTGTGATAAACATCTTGTCCGTTCGCCTATCCCTTAGGCTtttgaactgttggggcaccacactggatctgttgaccatctttcttcattcatctctgtcttttgccttggatagagtctctatcaatgacaggcctgtccaagtctttttattttgtcttcccatcgctatatctgtctgcctcttcttttttttcctggtactggtCTTTGTGGAGTCCTGAGGGTCTTgcattttttgacagtagttagcaggtcatcgtgggttCCAATCGCTGcactaatcctgtctctaatctcttcgtttgtgatgcaaTCTTCGTATGTAaaacctaggatctttctgtaaaATGTCAGTTCCAtggctaggatctttctgtaaaATGTCAGTTCCAtggctaggatctttctgtaaaATGTCAGTTCCATGGCTAGGAtcttcctctctagttctgcagtcagtgtTCAAGATTCACAAGCATAATGTATTCTATCAGTCCTTAGCAGCAAATGATTTCTgatcaaactagaatttttCTATTTTCATCTAGATCTTaaccaatcttgaattgaacattttttattataaattatttcatGGAGTGACCATTTATTTCCACAGGGTGTTCTAAACAATAATTTTCTTTTGATGTTGTGGAAAGTAGAAAGACATTGAGACATCTCACACACTCTTACTGAACACTTTTCATTCTTAGGGCTCACtggaatcattttatttttaatctataCAAAAAATTGACACTTTAATGAGGTAGAAGATTTAACAagtaacaaaaattttttttttttaaatcaattcctCTTTTAAGAAGCAGATAGAGTTATATAACTCCTCATCTATAAAAAATTTGACAATTTAATGAGGTAGAAGATTTAACAAGTaacacaaatttatttttttaaaaatcaattcctCTTTTAAGAAGCAAATAGAGTTACATAACTcctcattctatttatttcttgtaatatttcaatattgcaaggagtctttccGTTGAGCTTTGCACAATGAAGTTCTTCTATTACAGTCCAGCTTATTTCTACATAGGACTATGCACAAAATGTTCATTATTTATgaacatctatttatttattcaactctttactgattacaaaacaaaacatttgagtcgagtgcaGTAATAGTAAACGTTATTGtcgatatacataaactgtcaaattagCTGTTTTCGAAATAGCCGTCCAGGTTCCATCCAGTTTCCAGTTTGAACACATGAAGAGCTTGCAAGCTAATAGCAGGCATTGTTAAAATAGCTCTGTGGCCTGAAATGtctgtaaaatatatatatattataaaactaTCAGCAAACAATTAATCTAAGTACTAAGTTTCCGggatgttttcttgtttgtagtTTATATTCACTTTATCTGATGACTTTCTGTAGAACATATTTTTGACAACTTTGCCTGTGTTCTTATTGAGGGGCTTCTGGTCACCTTGATCCGCCTTCTTTTGAGTTTCTGTATCTTTGATCAGGGGCATCCTGTCACTTGCAACTGCTTTTTTATGTGCCAGAATTTCTGTAGCTATGTATCCTATCAGCCCTAGGCCGTACAAAGTTATCACTAGGTATAGTCTGACGTACAAACAGGCAAACGATGAGATGGCCAAAGATGCAGAAAAACCCAGGCACTTGACCATGTTGTACGCCACGAATGCAGACGAGAGATTGTCCCTGAAGAGCATGGAGACGATGGAGTTAAACTGAGGTTGAGATATGCCCTCGGAGATGCCCGCGACGGCCACTATTAAGATGAGGACAAGTTTGGAGTCAGTGTTGATCATAAGCTGAGTCAGCAAGAGGCCCGTGTCGATGAGGATGAAGGTGATCATTAGGACCACTCGGCCAAGGTAGCGGGCCAGGTAGTTGGCAACGGTGGCAAAAGTCCCGGCAGAGGCTCCGAAGATCATCATGATGAAACCAACCCACTCCACGCCTAAACTACAGCTGACAAACGCCTGTGTGAAACCTGGAACAAGACAAATTAATAGAGTGATTTAGTTATCTgagatcaaacaaaacaataactcACAGTAATAAACGTAATTCAgacaaatgtaaaataatacaattttaaaaaaagatacaaaacaacaacacagttTAATTTGAGTGCACTTTAAcgggaaaaaaagtttaaattgtataaaataaatgtgtggagcattgaattttttttcctaaaggtCATTTCTGAACTAACTTATTTCACACTTTTATTGAGTTATTATGTATACAATGTCTTTTCCCTTTTGATTGCActcaaataaattatatttacatttttaaaatttttgttgATGCTGTTTAGTCTGAGCTGAATGAGGAAATTATAAAGTAGGAAATCGTTAGTAGTATACTCCAGTCTCTTTCTTGGTACGAGCTTCAATACACACTTTTCTTGAAACCAAGCGAGAATGGACTGACAGAATGACCTAGAATGGACTGGCAGAATGACTGAGACTAGACTGGCAGAATGACCTAGAATGGACTGGCAGAATGACTGAGACTAGACTGGCAGAATGACCTAGAATGAACTGGCAGAATGACTGAGACTAGACTGGCAGAATGACCTAGAATGAACTGGCAGAATGACTGAGACTAGACTGGCAGAATGACTGAGACTAGACAGGCAGAATGACCTAGAATGGACTGACAGAATGACCTAGAATGGACTGACAGAATGACCTAGAATGGACAGGCACAGTGACACACAAGCGAGGTTCAAAgtgtttaaaaagtttttgttgattgttttctattaaaaatgtgaCTCTAAGCTAAAGAATGTTACCTGTGAAGAGAACCATGACCGTCATTGCCTGGCCCATGATGATAGGAATCATCAGAGCATATCTAGGATCCAGCAAAACCCTGTAGCAGCCAGAGATCTCCCGGCCTACTTTGACACCATGGCTGTCCACTCGAAGCTTGGGCATCAGGCTCAAGGTCAGGAGGAAGCCAAGAAACTCAGAGCTGACGAATATCCCGTACAGAATGTCCAGCGTGGTGTGGCTGGGCCGGGTGAACGCTGTGGTGGTCATGTTGGCCTCTGGGCACATGCTTGCCCCACACACGGAGCTCTTGATGTAGGTCATGTTTCCCGGCTGTGACGACAGCGTGAAGAGGACGAGGGAAGAGATTAAGTTGCCAGACACCTGGGAGAACTCTGCGAACGAGAAGAAGACGCCAAAGAAAATGCTGAGCACTGCGTGCTGACGATCCTTGGGGAGCTTCTTCCTGGCGATGTAAGTGTCGCTCGCTGCGGTCAGGTACAAACTTTGAACTGTACCAATACAGGAAGCTGTCACTCCTGTCACAATGGACATCGGAAGTAGCGTGTAGAATTCTGGGTAGAAGTTGGCAGACATGTAGATGATATTTGTGGCCCAGTGCAAAAGTAGAAGTGTTTTACAGCCAAGTTTTCTGATGGCGCTGCTGGCAAATGGggctagaaacaaaaaattaaaaaaatgatctcaaaatacagacgtaacaatttacaaagcttatatcaactcacgcatactcggatcaagttgaaactgtatTGATAGATGTGGCAGTAGATGTCAAGTTATTCCCATATTACGTCCCTTGCTAAGTTtgtcattctcggatcaagttaatttaatttttgcataattattcatagtcaatgacaatacataaatcaatcaGAAAATGacccaattaattaatcaattagtggcaattaatttagttttatatagaaagaaAAGCGTTTATTCCTGCATCTTAAGATATAGGACCCTGATTTTAGCAGTTCTTCCCAATTATATAAGCTTCGCTGTTTTcgtttttaaaagatattcaaTTTTTATTAGGCTTCTATTCATTACTAATAAACATGAAATTAAGTTTCtgatttggttttaaaaaaaaattcttagatCAAATTGTTTTTTCTCAATCGTAGCCATCCCCTTTAAAATTCTcgtatcttcttcttatcttatataatacagacgttacttcaaaaaagaagatgattacgtcctacgcgtcatgcatttagtcatgcatattaaccaatgacttaaattctgccaagtcactggttttcctggctagctcaggcaacccattccatgctctaatagcactagggaagaaggagcatttctaaactttgaGGGAGTACACTAGTATGGTCTTTGCTTACCACAAAGAAGGACAGTGGCGTAAATGCAGGCCAGAGTGATGACCCCAAGGCTCCCCTGGCTGTTGATGCTGCTCTGTATATTTTGGTTCCCGTTGAAAGGCGTGCTGACCAGTAGATTGGCCAAGGACAGCACAAGAAGGGTCTGGAAAGGTGGCACAGCATTCGTCTGAGTCTCTGTGTACAACACTGTATATAGGATGAGAAGACGTTAGTCTGACCTAGACAGTTTTAATAGTTCATTTGATGTCTAAATAGCACTTTCTGACTACACAGTTCTTTGATTTAATTTGTTGTCTAAATAGCACTTTCTACCTAGACAGTTCTAAGAGTTAATTGGTTGTCTAAATAGCACTTTATGACTACACAGTTCTAAGAGTTACGCAGGTTAAgttggcttttgcttcggtggtagaggagctggccgtttttcggattgtgcgtttttcttcctgagctgagacccatgtactttcactgtccatagctttcttggttactgtctctctccatctgttgcggtctagagctatgtcttccaaGTTGTCAGttttgatgttcactgatttgaggtgacgttttattacatctatgtaacggaggtgggggcgaccaatttttttttgtgtgccagtcgcgagttgaccatagaggatgactttcaggatgcgatatatatatatatatatatatatataaagaaaagaaatgatttaaaaaaatacaacaaaagaaTCATCTAAAACTACATGTGTAAAAACTTTTCCAGCTTACTGATGCGAGTTTTGACCACACTATACTGCATTAAGctccaaaacaattttttttttttaaagtttccctCAAGAGTTGAAAGTATATTTAATAAAGCGTAAACTCTCTTCAAAATGTGTGACACTTATGTTCATGTAAGTAATAAGGCGTTAGCAACTAGTATCCATACCAAGAACTATATTTTTGTGAGGAGTTATTTGCGCTGTGCCTGTTCATTTGATTTCTTGTTCGATTCGTTTAAAGGACGTGACACTCGCTGTGTGTCACGTgcaagtaagtaaagttcccctttcagaccttgcggtctatggggaagatgatgttaagttgaTCTGTTTCTggggcccactgttaacgagggcgtcatgtggccagcacaactaagactaagaccgcATTATTGATCATTATTGAAAttagttgtgattacaaggactcttttctcatgtaaaggcaacacaacagagacatagacataaatagaacaaacaCAGCATAAAGAGTATATAAAGACGCCTtgatccttttcatgtttcctaaTCAACGAGTGGCGTGGATATAGtctgaccaacagcctttactttttccacaactaatctcaggtacccaatagagctggatggactctgAGCGCCCTAAAGGTCATGTTAATATGTAatcatgtaaaggtcatgtaaTTATGTAATCATGTAAATGTCATGTAATTATGTAatcatgtaaaggtcatgtaatcatgtaaaggtcatgtaaTTATGTAATCACGTAAAGGGCGTGTaattatgtaaaggtcatgtaatcatgtaaaggtcatgtaatcatgtaaaggtcatgtaatcatgtaaaggtcatgtaaTTATGTAatcatgtaaaggtcatgtaaTTATGTAATCACGTAAAGGGCGtgtaattaaaaatcccagtttgtAACGTGTAGATATAACTAAAAGATGGTGTTATGAAAGAGCCAACCCGTTGGTCCAGGTTCGAACCTACTCTTAATAACAAACCTGTTGGTTTCTCTGTCGAGCTGCTGTCTGTTGGCGTGGCTTCCACAAACTTGATGCTGTCGTTGATGCTGCCGTACGTCACAGCTTTCTCCAGCGGGTCGGTGGGTCTCGTCTGGGGGAGGAGCGATGATGTCTGCGGGCCAAAGTCACTTGAGGTCTCGTCTGTCCCGAGACTTTTGTCCAAAGGCTCAGCCTGCATTGTACCTGGGAGTGTTATGTCTCCGTGCAGCCAGCAGGTGTCGGCGGCTACAGGTGTTCATCTATAATTACAGACAATGAATTGATGAAATGTTTTATACAGTCTTCAAAGGCGAAATGGTTGTTGTATAGATACAGCGAATTGATTGGTTGTTGTATATGAGGAATTCAGctgcatttgtttattttttagctgCTTCAACTAAACAGTGCAGAATGATAAACTAAATGTTTCTACAATCAAAGTCACTGGCATTTCACACAACTATCCAAATCTATCCTGGgacaatttttgtttgtagaccaagatgtttttttttaattattttttttatctcttcagAACTGGAAATTGttccagaaaaaaaactgaaatctAAGCTTGTTACCTTGATTTCTATAAGTTTTTATCAGGAGTAGAAACCAATCATTGATTTATTCATGTTGCCTCGTTCCTACGTACGCTCATATAAATAAGCTGAagttatacatgtataaattaATCTAAAACTacacggatttttttttttttttgtcagaataAGGAATGTTCTTCATTATCGcgattgatttatttttgttattgccCTTTGTCTTGatgattgtattgtttataaCCAAGAAACGAAAAATTTTGGTCTGCGAAAGGCTGCTGTAAAACTGAGAGCGACACCACATCGTCTGTCGAGCGCTACCACACCATGTCAGACGTTACTACACCATCTATCAGGCGCTACCACAGCATCTGTCGAGCGCTATCACATCATGTCAGACGTTACTACATCATCTGTCTGACTATACCACATCATCTGTCTGACTGTACCACATCATCTGTCTGACTATACCACATCATCTGTCTGACTATACCACATCATCTGTCTGACTGTACCACATCATCTGTCTGACTGTACCACATCATCTGTCTGACTATACCACATCATCTGTCTGACTGTACCACATCATCTGTCTGACTATACCACATCATCTGTCTGACTGTACTACATCATCTGTCTGACTGTACCACATCATCTGTCTGACTGTACCACATCATCTGTCTGACTGTACCACATCATCTGTCTGACTGTACCACATCATCTGTCTGACTATACCACATCATCTGTCTGACTGTACCACATCATCTGTCTGACTATACCACATCATCTGTCTGACTGTACTACATCATCTGTCTGACTGTACCACATCATCTGTCTGACTGTACCACATCATCTGTCTGACTGTACCACATCATCTGTCTGACTGTACCACATCATCTGTCTGACTATACCACATCATCTGTCTGACTGTACCACATCATCTGTCTGACTGTACCACATCATCTGTCTGACTGTACCACATCATCTGTCTGACTGTACCACATCATCTGTCTGACTGTACCACATCATCTGTCTGACTGTACCACATCATCTGTCTGACTATACCACATCATCTGTCTGACTGTACCACATCATCTGTCTGACTATACCACATCATCTGTCTGACTATACCACATCATCTGTCTGACTGTACTACATCATCTGTCTGACTGTACCACATCATCTGTCTGACTGTACCACATCATCTGTCTGACTGTACCACATCATCTGTCTGACTGTACCACATCATCTGTCTGACTGTACCACATCATCTGTCTGACTGTACTACATCATCTGTCTGACTGTACCACATCATCTGTCTGACTGTACCACATCATCTGTCTGACTGTACCACATCATCTGTCTGACTGTACCACATCATCTGTCTGACTGTACCACATCATCTGTCTGACTGTACCACATCATCTGTCTGACTATACCACATCATCTGTCTGACTATACCACATCATCTGTCTGACTATACCACATCATCTGTCTGACTGTACTACATCATCTGTCTGACTGTACCACATCATCTGTCTGACTGTACCACATCATCTGTCTGACTGTACCACATCATCTGTCTGACTATACCACATCATCTGTCTGACTGTACCACATAATTTGTTAAACGCTACCACATCATCTGTGAAACGCTACCACATCATCTGTTAAACGCTACCACATCATCTGTGAAACACTACCACATCATCTGTTAAACGCTACCACATCATCTGGCAGGCTCGGTAGACTCCACTACATTATCTGCCAGTTTCTACTGTCTATTCTAGTACTACTCTATGAATCTGTTTATGTTGTAATTAATTGATAATATCTAGAGCCTGTATCAAGCACAATGTTTCATAACAAGCTCTATGTCCATTATAGACACCACATCCTCCTGAAGATTTGTGTTTAGAAACAATATTGTATAcgtcacacacatatatatatctagtgaCCCTGAGTAAGACATGGCTCACTGTCGAcagttgaggggggggggcaccaaaCAATAGAAGAACATGATAGAATGGAACgatctcgctctctctctctctctctctctctctctctctctctctctagatattCTGCTAAGAACAGGTGCTAACCGAGAAGAGTTAGGTTGATTGGGTTATAGGAACCTTCTCGAAAAACGCTTGCGACGCAATTCAAGagataaaaaatacattgaggaaaaaggggggggggaacatgAACATGATGTTGGTAATTCTACTAGCAAACTTACCCAGCTCTCCTGTGAAATGTGgtcacttgtttttttaaatattatttttactgCAATACACACttaatgatagatctaaatctctgAAATCAACACCTGTATCCCCCACACGTTTCAAAACAAAAACGATTTCATCAaggctttagtttttgttgGACATTTCAAACGCTAGAAAATGAATACAGCGCCTTGTTTTGGTATTTAgagaaacctaaaaaaaaaaaaagttgaatcaaATTTTTCTTCCGTCTAAATGTGAAACGTTAGGCAGAACACactacaacacacacacactcactcaatcacacacacacacgtcttAATAACCAGTATTTCACCAATGTTATCTAATCTCTTTTGtagtagtatttaaaaaaaaaagaaaggcttAGTTAGTTTGATTGGTTAAAgtacagagacacacacacacactttgacGCATTGTAGTGAATTCTAGATGAGTCCCTTTCACCCGCTTCGGTTTCGGAGGCGTCTTCTATCACGTGTGTGGAACAcctcccaccccaccccaccccaccctaTACAGTTGTACTTTACAGCTCTAACCTGTCTTGAAGGAACTGTGAATGAGTCTTGGTTCaaatgacgtttttttttttaaatgtcttaagctgaacatgacaccctgctcgttaaccgttggccaaagaaacagatgaccttaacaccatctgccccacaggtctgaaaggggaactttacttttacttacagaGAACCCAAGATAAATGTTAAGTTTTGATATTCCTAATACCGAGGTATcttatttcttgtacatttacaAATGTGAAGCCAAATGCTGAAACATTGACTGATGCAtgcatactatatatatatatatatatatatatatatatatatatatatatatatatatatatatatatatatatatatatatatataaggctagtcttcgagtccgaagattagtgagaaat contains the following coding sequences:
- the LOC106075414 gene encoding protein unc-93 homolog A-like, whose protein sequence is MQAEPLDKSLGTDETSSDFGPQTSSLLPQTRPTDPLEKAVTYGSINDSIKFVEATPTDSSSTEKPTVLYTETQTNAVPPFQTLLVLSLANLLVSTPFNGNQNIQSSINSQGSLGVITLACIYATVLLCAPFASSAIRKLGCKTLLLLHWATNIIYMSANFYPEFYTLLPMSIVTGVTASCIGTVQSLYLTAASDTYIARKKLPKDRQHAVLSIFFGVFFSFAEFSQVSGNLISSLVLFTLSSQPGNMTYIKSSVCGASMCPEANMTTTAFTRPSHTTLDILYGIFVSSEFLGFLLTLSLMPKLRVDSHGVKVGREISGCYRVLLDPRYALMIPIIMGQAMTVMVLFTGFTQAFVSCSLGVEWVGFIMMIFGASAGTFATVANYLARYLGRVVLMITFILIDTGLLLTQLMINTDSKLVLILIVAVAGISEGISQPQFNSIVSMLFRDNLSSAFVAYNMVKCLGFSASLAISSFACLYVRLYLVITLYGLGLIGYIATEILAHKKAVASDRMPLIKDTETQKKADQGDQKPLNKNTGKVVKNMFYRKSSDKVNINYKQENIPET